In Methanocaldococcus lauensis, a single genomic region encodes these proteins:
- a CDS encoding thiolase domain-containing protein: MRDVAIIGYGQTKFGELWERSFRSLIVEAGVKAVESAGIDGKDIDEMYVGNMSAGLFVGQEHIASLIAEHAGLNPIPATRVEAACASGSLALRQAVLNIASGYSDIVLVGGVEKMTDVVDATSAISSASDQEWEALFGATFPSLYAMMAQRYMYEYGLTMEELSMWSVIMHENASKNKYAQFPFKVTLEQVMNSSPVAEPLRLLHCSPVSDGAAALILCEAEKAKEFVSSDDIIYIKASAQASDTIALHSREDITSLKAARVASENAYKMAKIEPKDIDVAEIHDCFAINGLILMEELGFCKKGEAGKIVYEEKIAIDYDEFPTINPSGGLKAAGHALGATGIRQVGEIYWQLKGDKEVKDRQVEIKNGYGITANVGGTGGTVCIHILSDKK; this comes from the coding sequence ATGAGAGATGTGGCTATTATTGGTTATGGTCAAACAAAGTTTGGTGAATTGTGGGAAAGAAGTTTTAGAAGTTTAATTGTTGAGGCAGGAGTTAAGGCTGTAGAATCTGCTGGAATTGATGGAAAGGATATTGATGAAATGTATGTTGGAAATATGAGTGCTGGTTTGTTCGTTGGGCAAGAACATATTGCTTCATTGATTGCTGAACACGCTGGTTTAAATCCAATTCCAGCAACAAGAGTTGAGGCGGCATGTGCATCTGGTAGTTTAGCATTGAGGCAGGCAGTGTTAAATATAGCAAGTGGTTACAGTGATATTGTCTTAGTTGGTGGAGTAGAAAAAATGACTGATGTTGTTGATGCTACATCAGCAATATCTTCTGCCTCAGATCAAGAGTGGGAGGCATTGTTTGGAGCGACATTTCCATCACTTTATGCTATGATGGCTCAAAGATACATGTATGAATATGGTTTAACAATGGAAGAACTTTCCATGTGGAGCGTAATTATGCACGAAAATGCTTCAAAAAATAAATATGCTCAATTTCCATTTAAGGTTACTTTAGAGCAGGTTATGAATTCATCTCCAGTTGCCGAGCCTTTGAGATTACTACATTGCTCTCCAGTTTCAGATGGGGCCGCGGCATTGATATTATGTGAGGCAGAAAAGGCAAAAGAATTTGTAAGTAGTGATGATATAATATATATTAAAGCAAGTGCCCAAGCATCAGACACTATTGCCTTACATAGTAGAGAAGATATTACAAGTTTAAAAGCCGCAAGAGTTGCAAGTGAAAATGCATATAAGATGGCAAAGATTGAGCCAAAAGACATTGATGTCGCTGAAATTCACGATTGTTTTGCTATAAATGGTTTAATTTTAATGGAGGAATTAGGATTTTGTAAAAAAGGAGAGGCGGGAAAAATAGTTTATGAAGAAAAAATAGCAATTGATTATGATGAGTTTCCAACAATAAACCCAAGTGGTGGATTAAAAGCCGCTGGGCATGCATTAGGGGCTACAGGAATTAGACAGGTTGGAGAAATTTATTGGCAGTTGAAGGGAGATAAGGAGGTTAAAGATAGACAGGTTGAAATTAAAAATGGATATGGAATTACTGCAAATGTTGGAGGTACTGGAGGAACAGTTTGTATCCATATACTTTCAGATAAGAAATAA
- a CDS encoding CooT family nickel-binding protein, whose amino-acid sequence MCSCNLYFNDELVMEDVIIVEKEGDKVIAIDIFGEKKEFVGDIVKVDLNNNKIFIRG is encoded by the coding sequence ATGTGCAGTTGCAACTTATACTTTAATGATGAGTTAGTTATGGAAGATGTTATTATTGTAGAAAAAGAAGGAGATAAGGTTATAGCAATTGACATATTTGGAGAAAAAAAAGAATTCGTTGGAGATATTGTAAAAGTTGATTTAAATAACAATAAAATTTTTATCAGGGGATAA
- a CDS encoding Zn-ribbon domain-containing OB-fold protein, with the protein MVVRSWRHIKERYNLIGVRCKNCGTIYFPTREICPKCRRKTEFEEIKLSGKGKVYTYSIVHVAPKDFEKQTPYVIAIVELEEGPRITGQIVDCKPEDVYIGMPVEAVFRRIKEDGDDGVITYGYKFKPIEN; encoded by the coding sequence ATGGTAGTAAGAAGTTGGAGGCATATAAAAGAGAGATACAACTTAATTGGAGTAAGATGTAAAAATTGCGGAACAATATATTTCCCAACAAGAGAAATTTGTCCAAAGTGTAGGAGAAAAACAGAGTTTGAAGAAATAAAATTAAGTGGTAAGGGGAAGGTTTATACATACTCAATTGTTCATGTAGCCCCTAAGGACTTTGAAAAACAAACTCCCTATGTAATAGCAATTGTTGAATTAGAGGAAGGACCAAGAATTACTGGGCAAATAGTAGATTGCAAGCCAGAGGATGTATATATAGGTATGCCAGTAGAGGCAGTATTTAGAAGAATCAAAGAAGATGGAGACGATGGAGTTATAACCTATGGATACAAATTTAAACCTATTGAGAATTAA
- a CDS encoding DUF357 domain-containing protein, translated as MIKEITEEKLENYFKRTEEAIKIIKKGLPPKRSLLYDVAKDFLLMIESYFEDAKVFKEKGDYVTAFASLNYAYGWIDAGVRLGLFDVGDDDVRFTLAK; from the coding sequence ATGATAAAAGAGATTACTGAGGAAAAATTAGAAAATTATTTTAAAAGAACTGAAGAGGCAATAAAAATTATTAAAAAAGGACTGCCACCAAAAAGAAGTCTTTTATATGATGTTGCTAAAGATTTTTTATTGATGATTGAAAGTTATTTTGAAGATGCAAAGGTTTTTAAAGAAAAGGGAGATTATGTAACTGCTTTTGCCTCTTTAAATTATGCCTATGGTTGGATAGATGCAGGAGTTAGATTGGGATTATTCGATGTTGGAGATGATGATGTAAGATTTACATTAGCCAAGTGA
- a CDS encoding helix-turn-helix transcriptional regulator has translation MKNKLKYYRVLHNLTQEDLAKRLGVSRQTIIAIEKGKYCPSLKLAFKIAKFFGVKIEDIFIYEEDE, from the coding sequence ATGAAAAATAAATTAAAATATTACAGAGTTTTACATAATCTAACTCAGGAGGACTTAGCAAAAAGATTGGGGGTTAGTAGGCAAACGATTATAGCTATAGAAAAAGGAAAGTACTGCCCATCTTTAAAATTAGCATTTAAAATAGCAAAATTTTTTGGAGTTAAGATTGAAGATATATTTATTTACGAGGAAGACGAATAA